The following coding sequences are from one uncultured Bacteroides sp. window:
- a CDS encoding SusF/SusE family outer membrane protein, with the protein MKKISLFALLLTSVLTACNEDFNQDVAAPQSWAQEDGKTITFSATAASAIDLGTVTTDSVTVCSYTAPELAEGQTITGVDLVLDQKKTLNVSVNGEVATADLQSAVSELYGKRPNARTLKGVVNAYMKSNGQVFRASSDTIDIVVTPKAPLIESAYYLIGDVNSWNADQLIKFTHSDKDVYDDPYFTTIIKVTAASYWKIIPQSNVDNNDTWAAGVLGTIVDGDTAMSGSLTTTNPQAGKIDTEAGYVKITLNMMEYTYTIEYIGDMVLKLYVPGAHQGWTPATAPTIYCQNYDLKYDGYVNFTAADQEYKFTSQPDWNGTNYGSGGDGTLSTAGDAGNMKVPEAGFYRVTANLSTIPMTYTATKTVWGIIGDATAGGWDTSTDMTLNAATGEWTVTIALVGGKSFKFRANAGWDINLGGNANNLTYGGDHFAVAESGTYLITLKLGDPAAYSFTMSMQ; encoded by the coding sequence ATGAAAAAAATATCATTATTTGCTCTTCTGCTAACGTCAGTTTTGACGGCTTGTAATGAAGACTTCAATCAAGATGTTGCTGCTCCTCAAAGTTGGGCGCAAGAAGATGGAAAGACGATCACGTTCTCGGCAACCGCAGCTTCCGCTATTGATCTTGGAACTGTCACAACCGATTCTGTTACTGTTTGTTCTTATACGGCTCCTGAACTTGCTGAAGGGCAGACTATCACTGGGGTTGATCTTGTTTTGGATCAAAAGAAAACGTTGAATGTTAGTGTTAATGGAGAAGTTGCTACGGCTGATTTGCAATCTGCTGTGAGCGAACTTTACGGAAAACGCCCCAATGCCAGAACACTGAAAGGAGTGGTTAACGCTTATATGAAATCGAATGGCCAAGTCTTTCGTGCTTCATCGGATACAATTGATATTGTGGTTACCCCTAAAGCTCCGCTTATTGAATCGGCATATTACTTGATCGGTGATGTGAATAGTTGGAATGCAGATCAGCTCATCAAGTTTACTCATAGTGATAAGGATGTGTATGATGATCCTTATTTTACTACGATAATAAAAGTTACTGCTGCTTCTTATTGGAAGATTATTCCGCAATCAAATGTGGATAATAACGATACATGGGCTGCAGGCGTATTGGGCACAATTGTGGATGGTGATACTGCAATGAGCGGCTCGCTGACTACTACTAATCCACAAGCAGGAAAAATTGACACTGAAGCGGGCTATGTGAAAATTACTCTTAATATGATGGAGTATACTTATACGATAGAATATATCGGTGACATGGTTCTTAAGCTTTATGTACCGGGAGCACATCAAGGATGGACTCCGGCTACAGCTCCTACTATTTATTGTCAGAATTATGATTTGAAATATGATGGGTATGTCAATTTCACTGCTGCTGATCAAGAGTATAAATTTACTTCTCAGCCGGACTGGAATGGAACAAATTATGGAAGCGGTGGTGATGGAACGCTCTCTACTGCTGGTGATGCTGGTAATATGAAAGTTCCTGAAGCTGGCTTCTATCGCGTGACTGCTAACTTATCTACTATTCCGATGACTTATACGGCCACAAAAACTGTATGGGGAATCATTGGTGATGCTACAGCAGGCGGATGGGACACTTCTACTGATATGACTCTGAATGCTGCTACGGGAGAATGGACTGTTACTATTGCTTTAGTAGGAGGTAAATCTTTTAAGTTCCGTGCGAATGCTGGTTGGGATATTAATTTAGGTGGTAATGCCAATAACCTGACTTATGGAGGAGATCATTTTGCTGTTGCTGAAAGTGGCACTTATCTCATTACTTTAAAATTGGGAGATCCTGCGGCTTATTCTTTCACAATGTCTATGCAATAG
- a CDS encoding alpha-amylase family glycosyl hydrolase: MVMTIKKYLYFLLLPLFIACSSDDPVVTPPVVVRDGLNYSLATPDADQELTITFKAGASSALYNYEGDVYIHPGVIVDGTWKYVPAAWGVNMAKCKMTKEKSNIWSITLSPSIREWFGSGETSIQKLGIVIRSSDGSKKGLTDDSFVTVTDSKYQPFTPAAIKYATLPAGFEEGINVRDNFTVTLVLYDKDKNGNHKDYAYVMGDFNGWKLSNDDKSQMNRDDAAGCWWIMLTGLSSTKEYAFQYYVGTTAGGAIRLADAYSRKILDPDNDPFIPSSTYDENKTYPTGDAVGIVSVFKIQPDTYTWKHSDFKIEDKKNLVIYEMLLRDFTSTGDLNGAKAKLSYLKSLGVNAIELMPVQEFDGNDSWGYNPCFYFALDKAYGTDAMYKAFIDECHGLGIAVLFDVVYNQATGNQPFAKLYWNSSTGKPAANNPWFNVDAPHPYSVFNDFNHESPLVRAFVKRNLTFLLNEYKIDGFRFDLTKGFTQKTSTESTASNYDATRIAILKDYHSAVKAANPDAMMILEHFCETKEEAELATDGMFLWRNMNNAYCQSAMGWVDSSDFSGLYYGTSMPAGSLVGFMESHDEERMSYKQIAYGNYTFKTSLADRMKQLEVNTAFFLTVPGPKMIWQFGELGYDHSIDENGRTGKKPIEWGYYDNADRKALYDTYAKLMALRKAHAELFDTSVSFSWTVGNSDWDNGRFLILQAIGENAVVAGNFTATDATYSVTFPHTGTWYNYLTGESVAVSSTTQSMPVPAHTFSMYLDFQVAN, encoded by the coding sequence ATGGTTATGACGATAAAAAAATATTTGTATTTTCTGCTTTTACCTCTCTTTATCGCTTGCAGTAGCGATGATCCTGTTGTAACTCCGCCTGTGGTGGTGAGGGATGGACTGAATTACTCTCTTGCTACTCCGGATGCTGATCAAGAGTTAACTATCACCTTTAAAGCGGGAGCATCTTCTGCTCTTTATAATTATGAAGGAGATGTTTATATCCATCCGGGCGTGATTGTGGATGGCACTTGGAAGTATGTTCCGGCTGCATGGGGTGTGAACATGGCGAAGTGCAAGATGACTAAAGAGAAAAGTAATATATGGAGCATTACTCTTAGTCCTTCTATCAGAGAATGGTTTGGTTCCGGAGAGACTTCAATTCAGAAGTTGGGGATTGTTATCCGAAGTTCGGACGGATCAAAGAAAGGGCTGACAGACGATTCTTTTGTTACGGTTACTGATTCTAAATATCAACCGTTTACGCCCGCAGCCATTAAGTATGCTACTCTTCCTGCCGGGTTCGAAGAGGGGATTAATGTGAGAGATAATTTTACGGTGACATTGGTGCTTTATGACAAGGATAAAAATGGGAATCACAAAGATTATGCTTATGTGATGGGCGATTTTAATGGCTGGAAGTTGAGCAATGATGATAAATCGCAAATGAATCGTGATGATGCGGCAGGTTGTTGGTGGATTATGCTTACAGGATTGAGTTCAACAAAAGAGTATGCTTTCCAATATTATGTAGGTACGACGGCCGGAGGGGCTATTCGTTTGGCGGATGCTTATAGTCGGAAGATTCTTGATCCGGATAATGATCCTTTTATTCCGTCTTCCACTTATGATGAGAATAAAACTTATCCTACGGGTGATGCGGTGGGCATTGTTTCTGTGTTTAAGATCCAACCGGATACGTATACTTGGAAACATAGCGATTTCAAAATAGAGGATAAGAAGAATCTGGTGATTTATGAGATGCTGCTGCGCGACTTTACTTCTACGGGAGATCTTAATGGAGCAAAAGCTAAACTCAGCTATCTTAAATCGTTGGGTGTTAACGCAATAGAGTTGATGCCGGTGCAAGAGTTTGATGGTAATGACAGTTGGGGCTATAACCCTTGTTTCTATTTTGCTTTGGATAAGGCGTATGGAACGGATGCGATGTACAAGGCATTTATTGATGAATGTCACGGACTGGGTATTGCTGTTCTCTTTGATGTAGTATATAACCAAGCTACTGGAAATCAGCCTTTTGCTAAACTTTATTGGAATAGCTCAACGGGTAAACCTGCCGCTAATAATCCATGGTTCAATGTGGATGCGCCTCATCCATATAGTGTCTTTAATGATTTCAATCATGAATCTCCGTTGGTACGGGCATTTGTGAAGCGTAATTTGACATTCTTACTGAATGAATATAAGATCGATGGTTTCCGTTTCGACTTAACGAAAGGCTTTACGCAAAAGACTAGCACGGAGAGTACTGCTTCTAATTATGATGCAACGCGTATCGCTATTCTGAAAGATTATCATAGTGCAGTAAAGGCAGCCAATCCGGATGCGATGATGATTTTGGAGCATTTTTGTGAAACGAAAGAAGAGGCTGAATTGGCTACCGATGGAATGTTTCTATGGCGAAATATGAATAATGCTTACTGTCAGTCGGCAATGGGTTGGGTAGATAGTAGCGACTTCTCGGGATTGTATTATGGTACTTCTATGCCTGCCGGTTCTCTGGTTGGGTTTATGGAGAGTCATGATGAAGAGCGGATGAGCTACAAACAGATAGCGTATGGAAACTATACGTTTAAAACGAGTCTGGCAGATCGTATGAAGCAACTTGAAGTAAATACGGCTTTCTTCCTCACGGTGCCCGGTCCAAAAATGATTTGGCAGTTTGGCGAGCTTGGGTATGATCATTCTATTGATGAGAATGGACGTACAGGCAAAAAGCCTATCGAATGGGGATATTATGACAATGCTGATCGGAAAGCCCTTTATGATACGTATGCCAAACTGATGGCATTGCGTAAGGCGCATGCTGAGTTATTCGATACTTCTGTATCGTTTAGTTGGACGGTGGGAAATAGCGATTGGGATAATGGGCGTTTCCTCATTTTGCAGGCAATAGGAGAGAATGCTGTTGTAGCGGGGAATTTTACTGCTACGGATGCTACTTATTCTGTGACTTTTCCGCATACAGGAACATGGTATAATTACCTGACCGGAGAATCTGTTGCAGTGTCTTCGACTACTCAATCGATGCCTGTTCCGGCTCATACGTTTAGCATGTATCTGGACTTTCAGGTAGCGAACTAG